A window of Babesia microti strain RI chromosome III, complete genome contains these coding sequences:
- a CDS encoding RING-H2 finger protein ATL73 (overlaps_old_locusTagID:BBM_III00935), with translation MASEESPLDDVLRQNTLYQNRVYEWILGLQRARPPVTSDPVMDLVVISPMQSAKFIRLMLLCGIVSGVLMSFPSVIYLILKWNKFSLYENKLKWWLAINSFIQGIQVPLRLVLYNALVNLEQSDNRVIIYCISLITSGNGWKLSKKITLLNYLWFMMGICLLNKTKAQKSALHYRIFLIIALNLVRMLITIIGFYRTFPPGIALGWRTPKGISKREISEIPLVPYDEKLEIKNGSCSICISEFYEGEWLRVLSCKHGFHKVCLDPWLYKNNACPLCMKCPTQPK, from the exons ATGGCTAGCGAAGAGTCACCCCTGGACGATGTGTTGCGGCAAAATACATTGTATCAGAACCGCGTGTATGAGTGGATTTTGGGGTTGCAAAGAGCAAGACCTCCCGTCACTAGTGATCCAGTTATGGACTTGGTGGTGATATCTCCCATGCAATCGGCCAAATTCATTCGTCTAATGCTTCTATGTGGTATAGTATCCGGGGTCTTAATGTCGTTTCCATCAGTCATCTACCTAATACTTAAATGGAACAAATTTTCGCTCTATGAAAATAAGCTCAAGTGGTGGCTCGCTATTAATTCGTTTATCCAAGGGATACAAGTGCCACTTAGGCTGGTTTTATATAATGCATTGGTTAACTTGGAGCAGTCAGACAATAGAGTCATCATCTACTG TATATCACTAATTACCAGTGGAAATGGATGGAAGTTGAGCAAGAAGATCACGTTGCTCAACTATTTATGGTTCATGATGGGGATTTGCTTGCTTAATAAGACAAAGGCTCAGAAATCTGCTCTGCACTACcgtatttttttaata ATCGCATTAAATCTAGTAAGGATGCTGATCACAATTATCGGCTTCTACCGCACATTCCCACCCGGCATTGCACTGGGATGGCGCACTCCCAAGGGAATATCCAAACGGGAAATATCCGAGATACCGCTAGTTCCCTATGACGAGAAGTTGGAGATCAAAAATGGTTCTTGTAGTATATGCATTAGTGAATTCTATGAGGGAGAGTGGCTGCGTGTGCTGTCATGTAAGCACGGCTTTCATAAGGTGTGTTTGGACCCATGGCTATACAAGAACAACGCTTGTCCGCTATGCATGAAATGTCCAACACAACCCAAATAA
- a CDS encoding Probable ATP-dependent RNA helicase DHR1 (overlaps_old_locusTagID:BBM_III00940) — translation MSDEEEVNEGEGKRTSRKELKRLIYEARKIRSKEKGYFQLIGNRGYCVKYLKITPENVSAISQTHTTSNKPKKRKKITTKEQLDTIANCMGEIRQHALKNDELKLMKLLNCNGTNFHDINRMKEIEKAGLAVPTELSKFVDKKLKRMKNRRDRIASFPIKLIVSNQKVVNKPVQKPMILAPMQSAKLPIKQVNYKSVIVKRDSKIEDSRAKLPSVMMESEIIDSILHNHVTIVTGDTGCGKSTQIPQFLYENGFCHEGTIIGVTQPRRVACIAVANQVRLEIGDETLVGFHIRNLRDNVKNCKIKFMTEGILLQEVRNDLLCKKYSVIIIDEAHERSLNCDILIGILSRVIVSRWKRFESNGSIPLKLVIMSATINVEQFVRCEIFKNLAVNHIHISTLKQSTVSIHYLKKTSENYLDEAKKAVIKIHSKFPRGSILVFVCGKDEIKILARSLAKQTNTRVNGESGHDIESCSSDNSSDESSVYSIGDDERELSNMWKGSDGTGTLKIVSLHASQAPHEQNIAFSNPKDSERVVIISTNVAETSITLPNIRYVVDCGKEKRKSYTCGATISKFVIGDISQSSADQRAGRAGRLGPGHCYRMYSSSVYDHIFKPYTQPEIDMCPLDGTLLFLCSLGIVNLDSFPFLTAPTIDNINRTVKRLVGLDALAIDGDKVNITMMGKAMSEIPIEPRYSRMILTAMSKHAGGGLVWYTCLVASSLSLGLLVDKPKYGDFDNDIHMYLTLCIQFSRVDLMDRCMWCVESGINYKSIVAIIDLASLLLEVCNTSFNNTGNGTAFEKCNEIPNDVQLNLLYDVVLNGLVDQIAILECEVSKLYTTLVDGMHAKIHGNSRCNDRKHQLIAYNGIVENNGNHLTGVLPVDKEMIARVDSTLVETMGEPQAIPPPLYIAEIDCTVGYVTRVYKPSHLNLGVIRYPIKGDVASMCFGRALVTGKVYQHINNPSVYDDVVNHLMELKCHNRCHLEEILKVCKGRSARRLGELLNL, via the exons ATGAGTGATGAGGAAGAAGTGAATGAAGGTGAGGGCAAACGAACTTCAAGAAAGGAGCTCAAAAGGCTAATTTATGAAGCTAGAAAGATAAGGAGCAAAGAGAAAGGCTATTTTCAGTTGATTGGTAATCGTGGTTACTGCGTCAAGTACCTCAAGATCACACCAGAAAATGTATCAGCGATATCTCAAACACATACTACATCAAATAAGCCTAAGAAGCGTAAAAAGATTACTACAAAG GAACAATTGGATACCATAGCAAATTGCATGGGAGAAATACGGCAGCACGCCCTTAAAAATG ATGAACTGAAGTTGATGAAATTGCTTAATTGCAATGGCACCAATTTTCATGACATTAATCGGATGAAGGAGATTGAGAAGGCAGGTCTGGCAGTACCTACCGAATTGAGTAAGTTTGTCGACAAGAAACTGAAGAG AATGAAGAATAGGAGAGACAGAATAGCTTCTTTCCCcataaaattaatagtttCTAATCAAAAAGTTGTAAATAAACCGGTTCAGAAACCAATGATTCTAGCACCAATGCAGAGTGCCAAATTGCCCATTAAACAAGTAAATTACAAAAGTGTCATTGTGAAAAGGGATAGTAAAATCGAAGATAGCCGGGCTAAATTGCCTAGTGTGATGATGGAAAGTGAGATTATAGACTCTATACTGCATAACCATGTGACAATAGTTACAGGGGACACCGGATGTGGCAAATCCACTCAAATACcacaatttttgtatgAAAACGGATTTTGCCACGAAGGAACTATAATTGGGGTGACTCAGCCACGCAGAGTTGCCTGTATTGCTGTAGCTAATCAGGTAAGATTAGAAATTGGTGATGAAACACTGGTAGGTTTTCACATAAGAAACCTCAGAgataatgtaaaaaattgtaaaatcaAGTTCATGACTGAGGGGATATTGCTTCAGGAAGTTAGAAATGATTTGTTGTGTAAAAAGTATTCGGtgataataattgatgagGCACATGAGCGATCGCTAAATTGTGACATACTTATCGGAATACTTTCTAGAGTAATAGTTTCTAGGTGGAAGAGATTTGAATCAAACGGAAGTATCCCTCTTAAGCTGGTCATAATGTCAGCCACAATAAATGTTGAACAGTTTGTTAGATGTGAGATATTTAAGAATTTGGCTGTTAATCATATCCACATTTCCACACTTAAGCAATCAACAGTGTCAATACATTACCTAAAGAAGACTAGCGagaattatttagatgAGGCAAAAAAAGCTGTGATAAAGATACACTCTAAATTTCCCAGGGGGAGTATTCTAGTTTTTGTATGCGGAAAAGATGAAATCAAAATTCTCGCTCGTAGTTTGGCCAAACAAACTAATACTAGAGTGAACGGAGAAAGTGGTCACGATATTGAATCTTGCTCATCAGATAATTCCTCAGATGAATCTAGTGTATATAGTATCGGTGACGATGAGCGTGAGTTGTCTAATATGTGGAAAGGATCTGATGGTACTGGAACTCTAAAAATTGTATCCCTTCATGCATCCCAAGCGCCTCATGAACAG AATATCGCGTTTTCAAATCCAAAAGATAGTGAAAGGGTGGTAATTATCTCGACAAATGTTGCCGAAACTTCTATCACCCTCCCTAATATTAG ATATGTGGTGGATTGTGGTAAGGAGAAGAGGAAAAGTTACACATGTGGAGCGACCATATCAAAATTCGTAATTGGAGATATTTCCCAATCTTCTGCTGACCAGCGTGCTGGTAGAGCTGGTAGATTAGGTCCTGGTCATTGCTATCGTATGTATTCATCGAGTGTATATGACCACATATTCAAACCATATACACAGCCTGAAATAGATATGTGCCCATTGGATGGCACGTTGCTATTTTTGTGCAGCCTTGGTATAGTTAATTTGGATTCATTCCCGTTTTTAACGGCACCCACaatagataatataaatCGCACAGTAAAAAGATTAGTAGGTCTGGATGCTTTGGCAATTGATGGTGACAAAGTCAATATTACAATGATGGGTAAGGCGATGTCAGAGATCCCAATTGAACCGCGTTATTCCCGAATGATTCTAACCGCAATGTCCAAGCATGCTGGTGGCGGTTTAGTTTGGTATACTTGTTTGGTTGCTTCAAGTTTGTCACTAGGACTGTTGGTTGATAAACCTAAGTATGGGGATTTTGACAATGACATACACATGTACCTAACGTTATGTATACAATTTAGTAGAGTGGATTTGATGGATAGGTGCATGTGGTGTGTAGAATCTGGCATTAATTACAAGTCAATTGTAgcaataattgatttggCTAGCCTCTTATTGGAAGTTTGTAACACTAGTTTCAACAACACCGGCAACGGTACAGCTTTTGAGAAATGTAATGAAATTCCAAACGATGTGCAATTGAACTTGTTATATGATGTTGTTCTGAATGGACTGGTGGATCAAATTGCAATACTGGAGTGCGAGGTTAGCAAATTGTATACAACATTGGTAGATGGTATGCATGCCAAAATACATGGAAATAGTCGTTGCAATG ATAGGAAGCACCAGCTTATTGCCTATAATGGTATTGTGGAAAATAACGGGAATCATTTGACTGGAGTGCTGCCCGTGGATAAGGAAATGATTGCCAGGGTAGATTCAACGTTAGTTGAAACTATGGGAGAACCGCAAGCAATTCCGCCGCCGCT tTACATTGCCGAAATTGACTGTACTGTTGGTTACGTTACTAGAGTATACAAGCCCAGTCATCTAAATCTAGGCGTCATCAGATATCCCATCAAAGGAGATGTTGCTAGTATGTGTTTTGGAAGGGCACTAGTAACTGGTAAAGTTTATCAACACATCAATAACCCAAGTGTCTATGATGATGTAGTAAATCATTTGATGGAATTAAAGTGTCACAACAG GTGCCATTTGGAGGAGATTTTGAAGGTATGTAAGGGCAGAAGTGCTAGAAGGCTGGGAGAGTTGcttaatttgtaa
- a CDS encoding SNARE protein, putative (SYN6) (overlaps_old_locusTagID:BBM_III00940) — protein sequence MMDSLWDDDLQKAKFEAKELKQSLNKVLSESNDANVKRYEAAIRSKLALFAKTISDLEGLVKETDTPDFTKLNQLNELYTIKTEAETYLKKYSPMPIQVNCPQDRTIDINDDEILASRHALLMDQDVQLNSLDGSATNIRNYSANIRDEVSLHSRLLQSTNEDMDNAQDLINRNYRIFSDVVRRSSKRWLYFVIVALAAILMILIFAL from the exons ATGATGGATAGTCTATGGGATGATGATCTTCAGAAAGCGAAATTTGAGGCTAAGGAATTGAAACAATCACTCAATAAAGTACTTTCCGAGTCCAATGATGCTAATGTCAAACGCTACGAAGCGGCTATTAGGAGTAAATTGGCCTTGTTCGCAAAG ACAATTAGTGATTTGGAAGGGTTGGTCAAAGAGACTGATACCCCTGATTTCACCAAActtaatcaattaaatgaattgtATACTATTAAGACTGAGGCTGAAActtatttgaaaaaatactCACCAATGCCCATACAA gtaAATTGTCCTCAGGATCGCACAATCGACATTAATGATGACGAAATTTTGGCCAGTAGACATGCCTTGCTGATGGATCAAGATGTGCAACTGAATTCTCTCGATGGTAGTGCCACTAATATTAGAAATTATAGCGCCAATATTCGTGACGAAGTTAGCCTTCACAGTCGATTGTTACAGAGTACGAATGAAGACATGGATAATGCCCAGGATCTCATTAATCGAAACTACAGGATATTTTCAGATGTTGTGAGAAGGAGTAGTAAAAGGTGGTTATATTTCGTCATCGTTGCCCTGGCTGCCATCTTGATGATTCTCATATTTGCCCTCTAA
- a CDS encoding hypothetical protein (overlaps_old_locusTagID:BBM_III00945): protein MSSRGRGGFKKYKPRGRRRFATDDEVIARNEQKSASEESSPVEESIHTDSSDSDSSVGDNNRKGIPQLIDKFNPNHQKLNVEKTGVIELSRREREELERQRRERIQHKLHMQCKTKADQENLARLAEIRKRREEAAKARNASKSDKNAEDPKESNLTKNFKNCPTIMRNLEEDFDFLSLN, encoded by the exons atgaGTTCCCGTGGCAGAGGAGGGTTTAAGAAATATAAACCTAGAGGCCGTAGGAGATTCGCTACAGATGATGAAGTTATAGCTAGGAATGAGCAAAAGAGTGCTTCCGAAGAATCCAGCCCTGTTGAG GAGTCTATTCACACAGACTCATCAGATTCAGATTCTTCAGTTGGCGATAACAATAGAAAA gGTATACCCCAGttgattgataaattcaatcCTAATCACcaaaaattgaatgtaGAAAAGACAGGTGTAATTGAGCTTAGCCGGAGGGAGAGGGAGGAACTAGAGAGGCAGAGGAGAGAAAGGATTCAACATAAACTCCATATGCAATGTAAAACTAAGGCTGATCAAGAAAATCTGGCTAG ACTTGCTGAGATTAGGAAAAGGCGAGAGGAAGCAGCGAAGGCTAGGAATGCATCAAAATCAGACAAGAATGCAGAGGATCCCAAAGAATCTAATTTAaccaaaaatttcaaaaattgtcCCACAATAATGCGTAATTTGGAGGAGGATTTTGACTTTCTCTCCCTTAATTAA
- a CDS encoding deoxyhypusine monooxygenase (overlaps_old_locusTagID:BBM_III00950) translates to MALTYDNPCVRSLLDPNSIAVPDKSFLKQVIMSNESPIAAKLSAISFCRDIPTNDATEILLDSLKIHFDPLIRHEIIYAIGQAICFSAWPQIIEILEDESEDFIVRHEAAEALATMKCVESLPVIKKYLNHPLKPIRDTCILSEHSLNQSNESNVHEHSKNYITIDPVQANYSQDLTSIDCEIKLLNDQSAELYARYKSLFYFRSLNSNDSIKIIGEAMINDKTSEVFRHECAFVLGQLQNPLSYIYLIKCLENVNESPMTRHEAAIALGSVASNIIQNNRENEVINEIRESLIKFSDDPSGIVANSCTVALDNIEFANFF, encoded by the exons ATGGCCCTTACATATGACAACCCTTGCGTCAGGTCCCTTCTGGACCCAAACTCTATAGCTGTACCTGATAAATCTTTTCTTAAACAGGTTATAATGTCCAATGAATCCCCTATTGCAGCAAAACTCAGTGCTATTAGCTTCTGCCGCGACATACCAACGAACGATGCTACTGAAATACTCTTAGATTCGTTAAAAATCCATTTTGACCCTCTGATTAGacatgaaataatttatgcCATAGGCCAAGCTATATGTTTCTCCGCCTGGCCTCAAATAATTGAGATTTTAGAGGACGAATCAGAGGATTTTATAGTAAGACATGAg GCTGCTGAAGCTTTGGCAACAATGAAGTGTGTGGAATCTTTGCCAGTG atcaaaaaatacttaAACCACCCACTTAAACCTATAAGAGACACATGTATATTATCAGAGCATAGCTTAAATCAATCTAATGAATCCAATGTACATGaacattcaaaaaattatattacaatAGATCCAGTTCAAGCAAATTACTCACAAGATTTGACATCAATTGATTGCGAAATTAAATTGCTAAATGATCAATCAGCGGAACTATACGCAAG GTACAAATcactattttattttaGAAGTTTGAATTCTAATGATTCAATAAAG ATAATTGGAGAAGCGATGATTAATGACAAAACCAGTGAAGTATTTAGACATGAATGTGCATTTGTTTTGGGGCAATTACAAAATCCATTATCATATATCTACCTAATTAAATGCTTAGAGAATGTAAATGAGTCTCCCATGACTAGGCATGAAGCAGCAATAGCCTTAGGTTCTGTTGCttctaatattatacaaaataatagAGAAAATGAAGTGATAAATGAGATTAGGGAATCGCTAATAAAGTTCAGTGACGATCCTAGTGGAATCGTGGCAAATAGTTGTACCGTTGCTCTTGATAATATAGAATTtgctaattttttttaa
- a CDS encoding conserved Plasmodium membrane protein, unknown function (overlaps_old_locusTagID:BBM_III00950;~overlaps_old_locusTagID:BBM_III00955) gives MRGMFSNKWMSFVCFSILFVALKSDLEYVSALKLLRAPPQTSLFLEKLIDDGSDIPKDPIDTDKEESQSSLFKFNLNLFNKKSIWEADEKFVITLAKSRLNVILAQKLDKFLAKTCKIYTVDSEHSACINDIKIYAQKCIESNDLNSCYVIPIQPIAKLPTSRLYGLVPHVLNFSILIFTNLRSNLDRYYIDGSKDWFSHIFMRLKRFFGIRNKHSYFSDNRLMNKIFSRTSTTFGPDRSDSLLSNYIKFGAIEYAILLNTRSNLVKMILSSFAHIKFVRKRLYKFYTNKWKSIEGLVTRGHLKPVDLSNNPISDNIFKYFGKFSNNTNLSNAIAGAFLDHYKSLFSNSTDVNGEGSSGEGPSGEGFNGEGSSGEGPSGEGFNGEGFDGEGPSGEGPSGEGFNGEGFNGEGLNGEGPSGEGPSGEGLNEWNGLMNGTA, from the exons ATGAGGGGAATGTTCTCTAACAAGTGGATGTCATTTGTATGTTTCTCAATCTTATTTG ttgCATTGAAATCGGATTTGGAGTACGTGTCTGCCCTGAAATTACTACGTGCACCTCCTCAAACTTCATTGTTTTTAGAAAAGCTTATTGATGACGGTTCGGATATTCCTAAAGATCCCATAGATACAGATAAGGAGGAG TCACAGTCCtcattgtttaaatttaatttaaatttatttaataaaaaaagCATATGGGAAGCAGACGAAAAATTTG ttATTACCCTTGCGAAGTCAAGATTGAATGTTATTTTAGCGCAGAAgttggataaatttttggcTAAAACATGCAAGATTTATACTGTAGATTCTGAACATTCAGCTTGCATTAATGATATCAAAATATACGCCCAAAAATGTATTGAAAGCAACGACTTAAACTCTTGTTATGTTATTCCAATTCAACCTATTGCGAAACTGCCTACTTCACGACTTTATGGACTTGTTCCACACGTCTTGAATTTTTCTATTTTAATCTTCACGAATTTGAGATCAAATCTTGatagatattatattgatgGGTCTAAGGATTGGTTTTCACACATATTCATGAGATTGAAACGTTTTTTTGGAATTAGAAATAAGCATTCTTACTTTTCCGACAATCGTTTGATGAATAAAATATTCTCTCGTACCTCAACTACATTTGGACCGGATCGAAGTGATTCTCTGTTAAGCAATTATATCAAGTTTGGAGCCATTGAATATG CTATACTTTTGAACACACGTTCAAACTTAGttaaaatgattttgtCAAGCTTTGCtcatattaaatttgtgcGCAAGagattatataaattttatacgAATAAGTGGAAGTCTATTGAAGGATTAGTTACTCGCGGACATTTGAAACCTGTTGATCTTTCGAATAATCCTATTTCtgacaatatatttaaatactttggAAAGTTCtctaataatacaaatcTAAGCAACGCAATTGCAGGTGCTTTTCTTGATCATTACAAGAGTTTGTTCAGTAATTCAACCGACGTGAATGGCGAAGGGTCTAGTGGCGAAGGGCCTAGTGGCGAAGGGTTTAATGGCGAAGGGTCTAGTGGCGAAGGGCCTAGTGGCGAAGGGTTTAATGGCGAAGGGTTTGATGGCGAAGGGCCTAGTGGCGAAGGGCCTAGTGGCGAAGGGTTTAATGGCGAAGGGTTTAATGGCGAAGGGCTTAATGGCGAAGGGCCTAGTGGCGAAGGGCCTAGTGGCGAAGGGCTTAATGAATGGAACGGCTTAATGAATGGAACGGCTTAA
- a CDS encoding hypothetical protein (overlaps_old_locusTagID:BBM_III00960), whose translation MAVKKPFCLLLLTLFTLSDFTNAAISLDALKRRNNSELSKHLEEFNRDLNDTTLDDKKSLSLDKDMSFFATELIKDKEQLLRFTNKSCAFINGDLVDNCVGSIEDYIKRCSENPYDCTLINAVPLIVYSSSITTNTFDAVELTAAISLYKEIPRRRGFFNRKRITNILIRIITLGMYNNSYDDQTLINSLTHKLKSGIYYKHYSPGNEQFAFSQLQLLFIGVESLTSSFIIFYRMLTLSIFDSFYSKFGISSPIISNKGFRLYVSYFKHMKKIGRTLVSVSKSLFKDADFFTVSGVIKEVYISLPNYISILSPSLDEQQSKMFTALFASTIHNAAIEVSEIVPKLIVLDSSTQNAIDSICKNTSGEKLSLFLCLRGRRTRNDLKKNTSPFEYTLIKAISKAEERQSRHQGKRRAFRDIGKNALSGIVGFFRNPLGKREQ comes from the exons atgGCTGTTAAAAAACCGTTTTGCTTGCTTTTGttaacattatttacattaagTG ACTTTACCAATGCTGCCATTTCTCTTGATGCTTTAAAACGTAGAAACAATTCTGAATTGTCG AAACATTTAGAAGAATTCAATCGTGATTTGAACGATACTACACTTGATGATAAGAAATCTTTGTCTTTAGACAAAGACATGTCCTTCTTTGCCACTGAACTTATAAAAGATAAAGAACAACTTCTTCGTTTTACCAATAAAAGCTGTGCATTTATAAATGGAGATCTTGTGGACAATTGCGTAGGTTCGATCGaagattatataaaaagATGTTCTGAAAACCCTTATGATTGTACTCTTATAAATGCTGTTCCTTTAATCGTTTACAGTTCTAGTATTACTACTAATACATTTGATGCGGTCGAGTTGACTGCTGCCATTTCATTATACAAGGAAATACCTCGCCGTAGAGGTTTCTTTAACAGGAAAAGAATTACGAATATTTTAATACGAATAATAACTCTTGGcatgtataataatagttaTGACGATCAGACCCTTATCAACTCATTGACACATAAACTCAAATCTGGTATCTACTACAAGCACTACTCTCCTGGTAATGAACAATTTGCTTTTTCacaattacaattattatttataggAGTTGAATCTCTTACTTCATcgtttataattttttacagAATGTTAACGCTATCCATCTTCGATTCATTTTATAGTAAATTTGGTATTTCTTCACCGATTATTTCTAATAAGGGTTTCCGTCTTTATGTTTCGTATTTTAAACACATGAAGAAAATTGGAAGGACTTTGGTTTCTGTGTCTAAATCATTGTTCAAAGACGCCGATTTCTTTACCGTTTCCGGCGTGATTAAGGAAGTTTACATCTCACTCccaaattatatttctATTCTCAGTCCATCATTGGATGAACAGCAAAGTAAAATGTTCACTGCTCTATTCGCTAGCACTATACATAACGCCGCAATTGAAGTATCCGAAATTGTGCCAAAACTTATTGTTTTGGATAGTAGTACCCAGAATGCTATAGATTCTATCTGCAAGAACACTTCAGGCGAAAAACTATCTCTTTTCTTATGTTTACGTGGAAGGCGCACACGTAATGATCTCAAGAAAAATACGAGCCCATTCGAATACACTCTTATCAAAGCAATTAGCAAAGCAGAAGAACGACAGTCACGTCATCAAGGCAAGAGACGTGCTTTTAGAGATATTGGAAAAAATGCTCTCAGTGGCATTGTGGGTTTTTTTAGAAATCCACTAGGTAAACGCGAACAATGA
- a CDS encoding DnaJ homolog subfamily A member 2 (overlaps_old_locusTagID:BBM_III00965): MFFSGFPFDGMDSGAMPPHRKKKAGNNDKFYNILELSKDCTTADVKKAYKRLAIKHHPDKGGDPEKFKEVSRAYEVLSDPEKRKVYDDFGEEGLDGSFAPSDATDIFDLFFGGGGRKPRGKKKGEDIVSQIKVTLEQIYNGAMKKLAINKDTICETCQGHGGPKDLFETCRGCNGQGVKIQIRQMGPMIQQTQSVCPECGGQGQMISDTNKCKSCYGRGVKKVKKILEVPIEKGVPNQYKITFNGEADQRPNEVPGDVIFIVEQQDHDLFKRSGNDLLITHEISLYEALTGFEFTLDHLDGRNLLIKNEGEVVCPGEIKVLKDEGLPQFKTPFSYGNLYITLKVKFPVGRSFNDDEKKVLLKLFPYDKKEIRDTGSLQTCVVQDADMRELNARSERHRADHDEEHEGNKVQCKQQ; this comes from the exons ATGTTTTTTTCTGGGTTTCCATTCGATGGAATGGATTCTGGCGCCATGCCTCCTCATCGAAAGAAGAAA GCTGGAAATAAcgacaaattttacaacatattAGAATTGTCAAAGGATTGTACCACGGCTGACGTAAAGAAGGCATACAAGAGATTGGCAATTAAGCACCACCCTGATAAGGGCGGAGATCCAGAAAAATTCAAAGAAGTTTCACGAGC GTACGAAGTGTTATCTGATCCGGAAAAGCGGAAGGTTTATGATGATTTTGGTGAGGAGGGATTGGATGGATCCTTTGCCCCCTCTGATGCCACTGACATTTTTGATCTATTTTTTGGTGGAGGTGGGAGGAAACCCCGGGGTAAGAAGAAAGGTGAAGATATCGTATCCCAAATCAAAGTAACCCTGGAACAAATCTACAATGGTGCCATGAAGAAGTTGGCAATTAACAAGGATACCATTTGTGAAACTTGCCAAGGTCACGGTGGCCCTAAGGATCTATTTGAAACTTGCCGTGGTTGCAATGGACAA GGTGTCAAAATACAGATTAGGCAAATGGGCCCTATGATTCAGCAGACTCAGTCCGTTTGTCCTGAATGTGGTGGCCAAGGACAGATGATTAGTGACACTAACAAATGTAAATCTTGCTATGGAAGGGGGGTTAAGAAGGTTAAGAAAATATTGGAAGTCCCGATTGAAAAAGGCGTTCCCAATCAATACAAAATTACTTTCAATGGGGAAGCTGATCAGAGACCAAACGAAGTGCCAGGGGATGTCATATTCATCGTCGAACAACAG GATCATGATCTGTTTAAAAGATCTGGGAACGATTTGTTAATAACCCATGAAATATCGCTCTACGAGGCTCTTACAGGGTTTGAATTTACGCTAGATCACCTTGATGGCCGAAACCTACTCATAAAG AACGAAGGAGAAGTGGTTTGTCCAGGAGAGATTAAAGTACTCAAAGACGAGGGACTGCCTCAGTTTAAAACGCCGTTCTCGTATGGGAATTTGTACATTACCCTGAAAGTCAAGTTCCCTGTGGGTCGGTCGTTCAACGATGATGAGAAAAAGGTTTTGCTCAAGCTCTTCCCCTACGACAAGAAAGAGATCAGGGACACTGGATCCCTCCAAACATGTGTAGTTCAGGATGCGGACATGAGGGAACTAAATGCTAGGAGCGAACGACACCGTGCAGATCATGACGAAGAACATGAGGGTAACAAAGTACAATGCAAACAGCAGTAG